Proteins found in one Allorhizobium pseudoryzae genomic segment:
- the betI gene encoding transcriptional regulator BetI: MPKLGMEPLRRKALVDATLKTIGTHGSLDVTMSDIAREAGVSPALAHHYFGSKQQLLLATIRSLLNRLRGDAVTALQGAHTARERISALIRVSFQADQFAPETVAAWLAFYVEAQRSEETRRLLIIYARRLHSNLVHALKALAPPLSATEIAQGTAAMIDGLYIRQSLGAAPLSVDASVTLVEDYVTGRLAAAQTPFPSGDRT, encoded by the coding sequence ATGCCCAAGCTTGGAATGGAGCCGCTGCGCCGCAAGGCACTGGTGGACGCGACCTTGAAGACGATCGGAACCCATGGATCGCTCGATGTGACCATGTCCGACATCGCGCGCGAAGCGGGGGTCTCGCCGGCGCTCGCGCACCACTATTTCGGCAGCAAACAACAGCTTCTGCTGGCCACGATCCGGAGTCTTTTGAATCGGTTGCGCGGCGATGCTGTCACGGCTCTTCAAGGTGCTCACACAGCACGTGAACGGATTTCCGCCCTCATCCGCGTGTCCTTCCAGGCCGACCAGTTTGCGCCGGAAACGGTCGCGGCCTGGCTTGCCTTCTATGTCGAGGCGCAACGGTCGGAAGAGACCCGCAGGCTGCTCATCATCTATGCCCGCCGCCTGCACTCCAACCTCGTGCATGCCCTGAAAGCCCTCGCCCCTCCCCTCTCCGCAACGGAGATCGCGCAAGGGACCGCGGCGATGATCGACGGGCTCTACATCCGCCAATCCCTGGGTGCGGCGCCGCTTTCCGTCGATGCCTCTGTCACACTGGTCGAGGATTATGTGACGGGGCGGCTTGCTGCCGCTCAAACCCCTTTTCCGTCGGGAGACAGAACATGA
- the betB gene encoding betaine-aldehyde dehydrogenase, translated as MKAQPPASHFIDGAYIEDTTGTVIESIYPATGEVIATLHAATPAIIEKAIAAAKRAQAEWASWSPTQRGRVLKKAAEIMRERNRELSELETLDTGKPIQETIVADPTSGADSLEFFGGIIASALNGSHIPLGADFAYTKRVPLGVVVGIGAWNYPQQIACWKAAPALAAGNAMVFKPSEVTPLGALKIAEILIEAGLPKGVFNVIQGDRDSGPLLVSHPDVAKVSLTGSVPTGRKVAGAAAGQLKHVTMELGGKSPILVFDDADLDSAISGAMLGNFYSTGQVCSNGTRVFVHRALKERFLDRLKARTEAIVLGDPQEEATQMGPLVSHAQRDKVLAYIEKGKAEGARLITGGGIPNSVSGEGFYVQPTVFADVTDDMVIAREEIFGPVMCVLDFDDEDEVVARANATEFGLAAGVFTADISRAHRVVDRLEAGTLWINTYNLCPVEIPFGGSKQSGFGRENSAAALEHYSELKTVYVGMGRCEAPY; from the coding sequence ATGAAAGCCCAGCCCCCAGCCTCGCATTTCATCGACGGCGCCTATATCGAGGACACCACCGGCACCGTCATCGAGAGCATCTATCCGGCCACCGGCGAAGTGATCGCCACGCTGCATGCGGCCACGCCGGCGATCATCGAAAAGGCAATTGCCGCGGCCAAGCGCGCGCAGGCCGAATGGGCCTCGTGGAGCCCGACGCAGCGCGGGCGCGTGCTGAAAAAGGCCGCCGAGATCATGCGCGAGCGCAACCGCGAACTCTCGGAACTGGAGACGCTCGATACCGGCAAGCCGATCCAGGAGACGATCGTTGCCGACCCCACCTCCGGCGCCGACAGCCTGGAATTCTTCGGCGGCATCATCGCGTCTGCACTGAACGGCAGCCATATCCCGCTGGGCGCCGATTTCGCCTATACCAAGCGCGTGCCCTTGGGTGTCGTGGTCGGCATCGGCGCCTGGAACTATCCTCAGCAGATTGCCTGCTGGAAGGCGGCGCCGGCGCTTGCCGCCGGCAATGCCATGGTGTTCAAGCCGTCGGAAGTGACACCGCTCGGTGCGCTGAAGATTGCCGAAATCCTGATCGAGGCCGGCCTGCCGAAGGGCGTGTTCAACGTGATCCAGGGCGACCGGGACAGCGGGCCGCTGCTCGTCTCGCATCCCGACGTGGCCAAGGTCTCGCTGACCGGTTCGGTCCCGACCGGCCGCAAGGTGGCGGGGGCCGCTGCCGGACAGCTTAAACATGTGACGATGGAGCTTGGCGGCAAGTCGCCGATCCTCGTGTTCGACGATGCGGATCTCGACAGCGCGATTTCCGGCGCCATGCTCGGCAATTTCTATTCGACCGGCCAGGTCTGCTCGAACGGCACCCGCGTCTTCGTGCACCGGGCGCTGAAGGAGCGTTTCCTCGACCGCCTGAAGGCGCGCACGGAGGCGATCGTGCTCGGCGATCCGCAGGAGGAGGCGACCCAGATGGGCCCGCTCGTCTCGCACGCCCAGCGCGACAAGGTGCTCGCCTATATCGAAAAGGGCAAGGCGGAAGGCGCGCGGCTGATCACCGGCGGCGGCATTCCGAACAGCGTGTCCGGCGAGGGCTTTTACGTGCAGCCGACCGTGTTTGCCGATGTGACCGACGACATGGTGATCGCCCGCGAGGAAATCTTCGGACCGGTGATGTGCGTGCTGGATTTCGACGATGAGGACGAGGTCGTTGCCCGCGCCAATGCCACCGAATTCGGCCTCGCCGCCGGTGTCTTCACCGCCGACATCTCCCGCGCCCACCGCGTGGTGGACCGGCTGGAGGCTGGCACGTTGTGGATTAACACCTACAATCTCTGCCCGGTCGAAATTCCCTTCGGCGGCTCGAAACAATCCGGTTTCGGGCGGGAAAATTCAGCCGCGGCGCTGGAGCATTATTCCGAGCTGAAGACGGTCTATGTCGGCATGGGCCGATGCGAGGCGCCGTATTGA
- a CDS encoding helix-turn-helix domain-containing protein has product MGRVQKIEIEGKSYVLLSEEDYEDLVDGLEASAVLAKVADGQEVWPLEIVEARANGENPVRVFRTYRKMSVSELAAAAAISQPYLSEIESGKKTGSVDVLKRIAAALKVDLDDIVR; this is encoded by the coding sequence ATGGGACGCGTGCAGAAGATCGAAATCGAAGGTAAATCTTATGTCTTGCTGAGCGAAGAAGACTATGAAGACCTTGTGGACGGTCTCGAAGCAAGCGCCGTGCTGGCCAAGGTCGCTGACGGCCAGGAAGTCTGGCCCCTGGAGATCGTCGAAGCCCGTGCCAATGGCGAAAACCCTGTTCGTGTATTCCGCACCTACCGCAAGATGTCCGTCTCCGAGCTTGCGGCGGCGGCCGCCATCTCCCAGCCCTACCTCTCCGAAATCGAAAGCGGCAAGAAGACCGGCTCCGTCGATGTGCTGAAGCGCATCGCGGCGGCATTGAAGGTGGATCTCGACGACATCGTGCGGTGA
- a CDS encoding type II toxin-antitoxin system RelE family toxin, which translates to MKEVVVSQRADKALQNMQPKRRLAILAKVKAYARGERVDIKKLKGLELWRIRVGNDRVIIDDQGGIVLVVPAGPRGSIYKE; encoded by the coding sequence ATGAAGGAAGTCGTGGTGTCGCAGCGCGCCGACAAGGCGCTTCAGAACATGCAGCCCAAACGTCGTTTGGCGATCCTGGCGAAGGTGAAAGCCTATGCGCGAGGCGAACGGGTCGACATCAAGAAGTTGAAAGGGCTGGAGCTCTGGCGCATCCGGGTTGGCAACGACCGCGTCATCATCGATGATCAGGGCGGGATTGTGCTTGTCGTGCCCGCTGGACCGCGCGGCAGCATCTACAAGGAGTGA
- the betA gene encoding choline dehydrogenase has product MTQNADFVIIGSGSAGAAMAYRLSEDGKSSVIVLELGGSDIGPFVQMPAALAFPMNMERYNWGYLSEPEPHLNNRRMIAPRGKVIGGSSSINGMVYVRGHAEDFNRWEEMGATGWAYADVLPYFKRMEHAHGGEEGWRGTDGPMHVRRGTVKNPLYRAFIEAGRQAGFPVTDDYNGSQQEGFGLMEQTSWAGRRWSTANAYLKPALKRENCRLIRCFARRIVMEGTRAVGVEVERNGEIEVIRANREVIVAASAFNSPKLLMLSGIGPSAHLQAMGIDVVADRPGVGQNLQDHLEYYHQFKSKLPITLHAKNNWFWKGVVGAQWLLTKTGLGTSNQFEAAAFIRSSAGVRWPDIQYHFLPIAVSYDGKSSAEGHGFQAHVGYNMSKSRGSVTLRSPDVKEAPVLRFNYMSDPEDWVKFRHAVRVTREIFAQKAFDPYRESEIAPGETVQSDDEIDAYLREHLEGAYHPCGTCKMGRADDPLAVVDPTCKVIGVEGLRVADSSIFPHVTYGNLNGPSIMTGEKAADHILSRDPLPRSNQEPWINPRWEMSDR; this is encoded by the coding sequence ATGACGCAGAACGCAGATTTCGTCATCATCGGTTCCGGTTCCGCGGGCGCTGCCATGGCCTATCGCCTGTCGGAAGACGGCAAAAGCTCGGTCATCGTGCTGGAATTAGGCGGCTCGGATATAGGGCCCTTCGTGCAGATGCCGGCAGCGCTTGCCTTTCCGATGAACATGGAGCGATACAACTGGGGTTATCTCTCCGAGCCCGAGCCGCATCTGAACAACCGGCGGATGATCGCGCCGCGCGGCAAGGTGATCGGCGGCTCGTCGTCGATCAACGGCATGGTCTATGTGCGCGGCCATGCGGAGGATTTCAACCGCTGGGAAGAGATGGGAGCCACCGGCTGGGCCTATGCGGACGTGCTGCCCTACTTCAAGCGCATGGAGCATGCCCATGGCGGCGAAGAGGGCTGGCGCGGCACGGATGGCCCGATGCATGTGCGGCGCGGCACGGTGAAGAACCCGCTCTACCGCGCCTTCATTGAGGCGGGGCGGCAGGCCGGATTTCCGGTGACGGACGATTATAACGGCAGCCAGCAAGAGGGTTTCGGCCTGATGGAGCAGACGAGCTGGGCGGGCCGTCGCTGGTCCACCGCCAACGCCTATCTCAAGCCGGCGCTGAAGCGCGAGAACTGCCGGCTGATCCGCTGTTTTGCCCGCAGGATCGTCATGGAGGGCACCCGCGCCGTGGGCGTCGAGGTGGAGAGAAACGGTGAGATCGAAGTGATCCGGGCGAACCGCGAGGTGATCGTGGCGGCGTCTGCCTTCAACTCGCCAAAACTTCTGATGCTGTCCGGCATCGGGCCGTCGGCCCATCTGCAGGCGATGGGCATCGACGTGGTGGCCGACCGGCCGGGCGTCGGACAAAACCTGCAGGATCATCTCGAATATTACCATCAGTTCAAGTCGAAGCTGCCGATCACCCTGCATGCCAAGAACAACTGGTTCTGGAAGGGCGTGGTGGGCGCACAGTGGCTGTTGACGAAAACAGGGCTTGGCACCTCCAACCAGTTCGAGGCGGCCGCCTTCATCCGCTCGAGCGCCGGCGTCAGATGGCCGGACATCCAGTATCACTTCCTGCCGATCGCGGTGTCGTATGACGGAAAGTCGTCCGCCGAAGGTCACGGTTTCCAGGCCCACGTGGGCTACAACATGTCGAAGTCGCGCGGATCGGTGACCCTGCGCTCGCCGGACGTGAAGGAGGCGCCGGTCTTGCGCTTCAACTATATGAGCGATCCGGAAGACTGGGTGAAATTCCGCCACGCGGTGCGCGTCACCCGCGAGATCTTTGCCCAGAAGGCGTTTGATCCCTACCGCGAAAGCGAGATCGCGCCGGGCGAAACCGTGCAGAGCGACGACGAGATCGACGCTTACCTTCGCGAACACCTGGAAGGCGCCTACCATCCCTGCGGCACCTGCAAGATGGGGCGTGCCGATGATCCCCTGGCCGTTGTGGACCCGACCTGCAAGGTCATCGGCGTCGAGGGGCTGCGGGTGGCGGACTCCTCCATCTTCCCGCATGTGACCTATGGCAACCTGAACGGCCCCTCGATCATGACCGGCGAAAAGGCCGCCGACCATATTCTCAGCCGCGATCCCCTGCCCCGCAGCAATCAGGAACCGTGGATCAATCCGCGCTGGGAGATGAGCGACCGGTAG
- a CDS encoding ribbon-helix-helix domain-containing protein, with protein MRTLIDLEDTAVAALDRLAREERVSRSALIREAVADLLQRREKPCVAVAFGLWADADQQAEGTSYQRSLREEW; from the coding sequence ATGCGAACCCTGATCGATCTTGAGGACACGGCGGTGGCAGCCCTCGACCGGCTGGCGAGGGAGGAGCGTGTCTCCCGCAGCGCACTCATTCGTGAAGCGGTGGCCGATCTTTTGCAGCGGCGGGAAAAACCCTGCGTCGCAGTCGCATTCGGCCTTTGGGCTGATGCCGATCAGCAAGCGGAGGGTACATCCTATCAGCGGTCTCTCCGGGAGGAATGGTGA
- a CDS encoding RNA polymerase sigma factor, producing MIRREKIELHPLENESHSDPDADLLRRVAAGDEAAMRALVAAKLPRLLALSQRMLGDRAEAEDVAQETFFRIWKQAGRWQAGRAKFDTWAHRVALNLCYDRLRKRRDVMTDDLPEQVDPGPLPDAGLTEDGDSRRVELALQNLAPRQREAIILVYYQELSNREAASVMAVSVDALESLLSRGRRMLQSLLLGDGKDE from the coding sequence ATGATCCGCCGGGAGAAGATCGAGCTGCATCCTCTTGAAAACGAGTCTCATTCCGATCCGGATGCCGATCTCCTGCGGCGCGTGGCGGCAGGCGACGAGGCGGCCATGCGGGCGCTGGTAGCGGCAAAGCTGCCGCGACTTCTGGCGCTTTCGCAGCGCATGCTGGGCGACCGGGCGGAGGCCGAGGACGTGGCGCAGGAGACATTCTTTAGGATCTGGAAACAGGCGGGCCGCTGGCAGGCCGGGCGGGCGAAATTCGATACCTGGGCGCACCGGGTGGCGCTCAACCTCTGTTACGACCGTTTGCGCAAGCGGCGGGATGTGATGACCGACGACCTGCCCGAACAGGTGGACCCTGGTCCGCTGCCCGATGCCGGGCTGACCGAGGACGGCGACAGCCGGCGCGTGGAGCTTGCCTTGCAAAACCTTGCGCCGCGGCAGCGGGAGGCGATCATTCTGGTCTATTATCAGGAGCTGTCGAACCGCGAGGCCGCCTCGGTGATGGCGGTCAGCGTCGATGCGCTGGAAAGCCTTTTGTCGCGCGGGCGGCGCATGTTGCAGAGCCTCTTGCTGGGAGATGGCAAAGATGAATGA
- a CDS encoding periplasmic heavy metal sensor, whose amino-acid sequence MTDQSFRRLVLGLLVVNTFLLAAVIGGGVFYLSGETRQTAQRLPLAGEQLPAAQRKALQQALTEARRAVRSTQLEARQARVEAAALMGKPDFDAAALSDALARARTAEMAVRAAVEERAVAFAATLSTDERRRLADGLIGREAPRPATK is encoded by the coding sequence ATGACCGACCAGTCGTTTCGCAGGCTCGTGCTGGGGCTGCTCGTCGTCAACACCTTTCTTCTGGCAGCCGTGATCGGCGGCGGGGTTTTCTATCTGTCCGGCGAGACGCGCCAGACGGCGCAGCGCCTGCCGCTGGCCGGTGAGCAGCTGCCGGCAGCCCAGCGAAAAGCGCTGCAGCAGGCGCTGACGGAGGCGCGGCGGGCCGTCCGCTCCACCCAGCTTGAGGCGCGCCAGGCACGGGTCGAGGCTGCCGCCCTGATGGGCAAGCCGGATTTCGATGCAGCGGCGCTGTCCGATGCTCTGGCCCGCGCCCGCACGGCGGAGATGGCGGTGCGGGCGGCCGTCGAAGAACGCGCAGTGGCGTTTGCCGCCACCCTCTCCACCGACGAGCGCCGGCGGCTGGCCGATGGGTTGATCGGCCGCGAGGCGCCGCGTCCTGCCACGAAATGA
- a CDS encoding DUF1800 domain-containing protein, translating to MANPKDLDAALALWRFGLGAQQGSLAAIKEAPRDLLMQEITEKAVPTPSGGTLRSSGDLLLALYEYQDQVKAERARPLPAAVEPTSAPAAAGPSAGPMAGPDKAPDGKGMSARPADKRPYLPQQILLDEVDARFNGTIHEPLIGFGERLAMFFANHFAIATGKGGEVHILAGCFEREAIRPHLFGRFEDMLVAVETHPAMLVFLDNRQSIGPNSAANKNGKRGLNENLAREILELHTLGVDGGYTQADVTAFARIITGWTVFRKENKPGPQGEFFFNANAHEPGDQTVMGVTYADGGFEQGRAVLRDLARHPATARHLAFKLARHFISDQPPPALVAAMAAAYTKTDGDLSAVYLAMLSAEEAWNPALTKLRPPLQYVTAMLRASGVRPKPQQILSTLKALGQPMWDPAGPNGFSDVADGWASSEGLATRIEAANLFAHQVAGNIDPRAFAGDRFGPLLSDDTLQAISRAETRPQGLSLAFLAPEFVRS from the coding sequence ATGGCAAACCCCAAGGATCTGGATGCAGCGCTGGCGCTCTGGCGCTTCGGGCTCGGCGCGCAACAGGGCAGTCTCGCGGCGATCAAGGAGGCTCCGCGCGATCTCCTGATGCAGGAAATCACCGAAAAGGCCGTGCCAACCCCAAGCGGCGGCACGCTTCGCTCCTCCGGCGACCTTCTTCTTGCCCTTTATGAGTATCAGGATCAGGTGAAAGCGGAGCGTGCGCGCCCGCTGCCGGCCGCCGTGGAGCCCACCTCCGCTCCAGCGGCGGCCGGTCCTTCGGCTGGACCGATGGCGGGTCCGGACAAGGCTCCAGACGGCAAGGGCATGAGTGCCCGCCCGGCGGACAAGCGCCCCTATCTGCCGCAGCAGATCCTGCTCGACGAGGTGGATGCCCGGTTCAACGGCACGATCCACGAGCCGCTGATCGGGTTTGGCGAGCGGCTGGCGATGTTCTTTGCGAACCACTTTGCCATTGCCACCGGCAAGGGCGGCGAGGTGCACATCCTGGCCGGCTGTTTCGAGCGCGAGGCGATCCGCCCGCATCTCTTCGGGCGCTTCGAGGACATGCTGGTGGCGGTGGAAACCCATCCGGCCATGCTGGTCTTCCTCGACAACCGCCAGTCGATCGGGCCGAATTCCGCCGCCAACAAGAACGGCAAGCGGGGGCTGAACGAAAACCTCGCCCGCGAAATTCTGGAACTGCACACGCTCGGCGTCGATGGCGGCTACACCCAGGCGGACGTGACCGCGTTCGCGCGGATCATCACCGGCTGGACGGTGTTCCGCAAGGAGAACAAGCCGGGGCCGCAGGGCGAGTTCTTCTTCAATGCCAATGCGCACGAGCCGGGCGACCAGACGGTGATGGGTGTGACCTATGCCGATGGCGGGTTCGAGCAGGGCCGCGCCGTGCTGCGCGATCTCGCCCGCCACCCCGCCACCGCCCGGCATCTCGCCTTCAAGCTCGCCCGGCATTTCATCTCGGATCAGCCGCCGCCGGCCCTGGTGGCGGCCATGGCCGCCGCCTACACGAAAACCGATGGCGATCTCTCCGCCGTCTATCTGGCGATGCTGTCGGCGGAGGAAGCCTGGAACCCGGCGCTGACGAAACTGCGCCCGCCGCTGCAATACGTGACCGCCATGCTGCGCGCGTCCGGTGTCCGCCCGAAACCACAGCAGATCCTCTCCACCCTGAAGGCGCTCGGCCAACCGATGTGGGACCCCGCCGGACCGAACGGCTTTTCCGACGTGGCGGACGGCTGGGCCTCCTCGGAGGGCCTCGCCACCCGCATCGAGGCGGCCAATCTCTTTGCTCATCAGGTGGCGGGCAATATCGATCCGCGCGCTTTTGCCGGAGACCGGTTCGGCCCGCTTCTGTCGGACGACACCCTGCAGGCGATCTCGCGCGCCGAGACACGGCCGCAGGGCCTGTCGCTCGCCTTTCTTGCCCCCGAATTCGTGAGGAGCTGA
- a CDS encoding DUF1501 domain-containing protein yields the protein MSCELLTPTRRAVLGASGALFAWAFMPKFATAAQGRDPRFVTIILRGALDGLTAVPPVGDPGYEGLRQSIALATDGNQPALPLDGFFALHPSMPNFHRLYQAKQAAVIHASATPYRERSHFDGQDVLESGYSTPGHVENGWLNRLLQGLPAGDKIAPGATERVRGLSVGATAPLVIRGPAPLLGWAPSVLRQADGDLPPRLMDLYGRTDPLLAELLKEGIETGRIASGIDMKAKGGPGDPNGMEQMARGAARLLANEEGPRIAALAFEGWDTHAQETERLSKLLSGLDRAFAAFEQEMGPAWKDTVVLVATEFGRTARINGTEGTDHGTATTAFLAGGAVRGGRVIADWPGLKDNQLYEGRDLAATTDLRAVIKGIATDLLGADAKHLAEAVFPGSGAVQPMKGLLV from the coding sequence ATGTCCTGCGAACTTTTAACCCCTACCCGCCGCGCCGTGCTGGGCGCTTCCGGAGCCCTGTTTGCCTGGGCCTTCATGCCGAAGTTCGCGACGGCCGCGCAAGGACGCGATCCGCGCTTCGTGACGATCATCCTGCGCGGCGCGTTGGATGGGCTGACCGCCGTGCCGCCGGTCGGCGATCCGGGTTATGAGGGCCTGCGGCAGTCGATTGCGCTCGCCACGGACGGCAACCAGCCGGCCCTGCCGCTCGACGGGTTTTTCGCGCTGCATCCGTCGATGCCGAATTTCCACCGGCTCTACCAGGCCAAGCAGGCGGCCGTCATCCATGCCAGCGCCACGCCCTATCGCGAGCGGTCGCATTTCGACGGACAGGACGTGCTGGAAAGCGGCTATTCGACCCCCGGCCACGTGGAAAACGGCTGGCTGAACCGCCTGCTGCAAGGCCTGCCGGCAGGCGACAAGATCGCGCCCGGCGCCACCGAGCGGGTGCGTGGATTGTCCGTCGGCGCCACCGCTCCGCTCGTCATCCGAGGGCCGGCGCCGCTTCTCGGCTGGGCGCCTTCGGTGCTGAGGCAGGCGGATGGCGACCTGCCGCCACGGCTGATGGATCTCTATGGCCGCACCGACCCGCTGCTCGCCGAACTCCTGAAAGAGGGCATCGAGACCGGGCGGATCGCGTCGGGCATCGACATGAAGGCGAAGGGCGGCCCGGGGGACCCGAACGGCATGGAGCAGATGGCCCGCGGCGCGGCCAGATTGCTTGCGAACGAGGAAGGACCGCGCATCGCAGCGCTTGCCTTCGAAGGCTGGGACACGCATGCGCAGGAGACCGAGCGGCTTTCCAAGCTTCTCTCCGGCCTCGACCGCGCCTTTGCCGCCTTCGAGCAGGAGATGGGGCCGGCCTGGAAGGATACGGTGGTGCTGGTCGCGACCGAATTCGGCCGCACGGCCCGCATCAACGGCACGGAGGGCACCGACCACGGCACCGCAACCACGGCTTTCCTCGCCGGCGGCGCCGTGCGCGGCGGGCGGGTGATCGCCGACTGGCCGGGGCTGAAGGACAACCAGCTTTACGAAGGCCGCGACCTTGCCGCCACCACGGACCTGCGCGCCGTGATCAAGGGCATTGCCACCGATCTTCTCGGTGCCGATGCCAAACATCTGGCCGAAGCGGTGTTTCCGGGTTCGGGCGCCGTCCAGCCGATGAAGGGGCTGCTGGTCTAG
- a CDS encoding chloride channel protein, which produces MPARSRRSKVFRRSRVMRGSWTVWKPRIVFWIGAIAIGVVSVGFAAAADHAQHLFRGLLGTSEVSFLLPLLLTPAGFALCAYLSIRFFPNSQGSGIPQAIAARHLHDETSRGLLLSLKIAAGKVLLTIVGLFCGASIGREGPTVQVGAAIMLASGRIGGMAQARGLILAGSAAGIAAAFNTPLAGIVFAIEEMSRTFESRANGLVLTAVILSGLAALGLVGSYTYFGETNVAAVATSDWLLVPVCGLAGGALGALFSAGALEAAKRLRRFAQPAPLKRMVAAAAVAGLAVAVIGILSGGDTFGTGYEQSRAILEGQTPSPLLFVEKFLSTFLSMASGIPGGIFAPSLTVGVSLGGTLADLIGGSIALGAVLGMAGYFAGVVQAPMTAFVIIIEMTGNQGSVIPIMAASMIGYVTSRLLSPEPLYHGLSRTFLAQALRAKRHEDTARA; this is translated from the coding sequence ATGCCTGCTCGTTCCCGCCGCTCCAAGGTCTTTCGCCGTTCCCGCGTGATGCGCGGATCCTGGACGGTGTGGAAACCGCGGATCGTCTTCTGGATCGGGGCGATTGCGATTGGCGTCGTCAGCGTTGGATTTGCGGCGGCGGCCGACCATGCGCAGCACCTTTTTCGCGGCCTCTTGGGCACTTCCGAGGTCAGTTTCCTGCTGCCGCTGCTGTTGACGCCGGCAGGGTTTGCGCTCTGTGCCTATCTGTCGATCCGCTTCTTTCCCAATTCGCAAGGCAGCGGCATTCCGCAGGCGATTGCGGCGCGCCATCTGCATGACGAGACCTCGCGCGGGCTGCTGCTCTCCTTGAAGATTGCCGCCGGAAAGGTGCTTCTCACCATCGTCGGGCTGTTCTGTGGCGCCTCGATCGGCCGCGAGGGACCGACGGTGCAGGTGGGGGCTGCGATCATGCTGGCGAGCGGGCGCATCGGTGGCATGGCGCAGGCGCGCGGCCTCATCCTGGCGGGCTCTGCCGCCGGCATTGCCGCCGCCTTCAACACGCCGCTGGCCGGCATCGTGTTTGCGATCGAAGAGATGAGCCGCACCTTCGAATCACGCGCCAACGGGCTGGTGCTGACGGCGGTGATCCTCTCCGGTCTGGCCGCCCTTGGCCTTGTCGGCAGCTACACCTATTTCGGCGAAACGAACGTCGCCGCCGTCGCGACGTCCGACTGGCTGCTGGTTCCGGTCTGCGGGCTTGCCGGGGGGGCGCTCGGCGCGCTCTTCAGCGCCGGCGCGCTGGAGGCGGCCAAGCGGCTTCGCCGGTTCGCGCAGCCGGCGCCGCTGAAGCGCATGGTCGCGGCTGCCGCCGTCGCCGGCCTTGCGGTCGCGGTGATCGGCATTCTGTCGGGCGGCGACACCTTCGGCACCGGCTACGAGCAGTCGCGGGCGATCCTCGAAGGGCAGACCCCCTCGCCGCTTCTGTTTGTCGAGAAATTTCTCTCCACCTTCCTGTCGATGGCATCGGGCATTCCGGGCGGAATCTTCGCGCCGTCGCTGACGGTCGGTGTCAGCCTGGGCGGCACGCTGGCAGACCTGATCGGCGGCAGTATCGCGCTTGGCGCGGTGCTTGGCATGGCCGGCTATTTTGCCGGCGTGGTGCAGGCGCCGATGACGGCCTTCGTCATCATCATCGAGATGACCGGCAACCAGGGCTCCGTCATCCCGATCATGGCCGCCTCGATGATCGGTTATGTGACCTCGCGCCTTCTCTCGCCGGAACCGCTCTATCACGGCCTGTCGCGAACCTTCCTCGCCCAGGCGCTGCGGGCCAAACGCCATGAGGACACCGCCCGGGCCTGA